One Rissa tridactyla isolate bRisTri1 chromosome 1, bRisTri1.patW.cur.20221130, whole genome shotgun sequence DNA segment encodes these proteins:
- the GSG1 gene encoding germ cell-specific gene 1 protein: MELLKGFPLRRAFLAVILNLLALSLSTTALLGSYWCTGTQKVPKPLCGKSKATKCIGVPMPSDAGASNVSSQEEVHYSWETGDDRFAFRYFHTGMWLSCEESMEGPGSVLARQPQLPFYLLHRILEMKEEKCRSFIELSPPAERGILWLSLGSEMLYISLLLISFILMMVEMLHTGNPVCGLKLNAFAAVSSVLSGLLGMVAHMMYTQVFQATVSLGPEDWRPHSWDYGWAYYMAWASFTCCMASAVTTLNTYTKTVLEFKRNHIKGYDGNFKDQPQHHQCFIQQQISSYYEPQTKPLHSVSEGVDFYSELQQKVLQREPELELDDILGQTIGEARC, from the exons atggagctgctgaagggatTTCCGTTGCGTCGTGCTTTCCTGGCTGTCATCCTGAACCTGCTggctctcagcctctccaccacTGCCTTGCTCGGCAGCTACTGGTGCACCGGGACCCAGAAAGTGCCCAAGCCTTTGTGTGGGAAGAGCAAAGCCACCAAGTGCATCGGTGTCCCCATGCCGTCGGACGCAGGTGCTAGCAATGTTTCATCCCAGGAGGAGGTGCACTACAGCTGGGAGACTGGGGATGACCGCTTTGCCTTCAGATACTTCCACACTGGGATGTGGCTTTCCTGCGAAGAGAGCATGGAAGGGCCAGGTAGCGTCTTGGCcaggcagccacaacttccctttTATTTACTCCACAGGATTTTGGAAATGAAAG AAGAGAAATGCCGTAGCTTTATTGAGCTTTCACCACCGGCAGAAAGAG GAATCCTGTGGCTGTCACTGGGATCGGAGATGCTGTACATCAGCTTGCTGCTCATCAGCTTCATCCTCATGATGGTGGAAATGCTGCATACGGGCAATCCTGTCTGTGGGTTGAAGCTCAACGCCTTTGCTGCTGTCTCCTCAGTGTTGTCAG GTCTTCTTGGGATGGTGGCGCACATGATGTACACTCAAGTCTTCCAGGCAACGGTTAGTCTGGGACCAGAGGACTGGAGACCGCACTCATGGGACTATGGCTGGGCATACTA CATGGCCTGGGCCTCCTTCACCTGCTGCATGGCCTCTGCTGTCACCACTCTCAACACCTACACCAAGACGGTGCTGGAGTTCAAAAGGAACCACATCAAGGGTTATGATGGGAACTTCAAGGATCAACCTCAGCACCACCAGTGCTTCATACAGCAGCAAATAAGTAGCTACTACGAGCCGCAAACCAAGCCCCTCCATTCAGTCTCTGAGGGAGTCGACTTCTACTCTGAGCTGCAGCAGAAAGTGCTACAGCGGGAACCAGAGCTGGAACTGGATGACATCTTGGGACAGACAATCGGGGAGGCTCGCTGTTAG